GCTGACGACGGTCTTCGCTCGCGCGTTCCTCCCCTCCGAGCGACTGACCGCGGTCGGCGTGGTCGGTCTCGTCGTCGGCCTCGTCGGCGCGGTCGTACTCGCCGCGCCGGACCCGAACAACCTCGCCGCCGGCGGCACGGTCGCGAAACTGCTCGTGCTGTTGGCGGCGGCCTCGTTCGCGCTCGGATCGGTGTTGACCCGAGCCGCGGACGACGACCTGCCGATCGAGACGATGGAGGCGTGGTCGATGCTCGTCGGCGCCCTGTTGACGCACGTGGTGTCGTTCGCGCTCGGCGAGTCGGTCGCCGACGTGACGTGGTCGACGGAGGCGGTGCTCGCGCTCGGCTACCTCGCTATCGTCGCCAGCGGGCTCGGCTTCCTGATCTACTTCGATCTGCTCGACCGGCTCGGGCCGATAGAGATCAACCTCGTCTCGTACGTCGCGCCGGCGTTCGCCGCGGTCGCGGGCTGGCTGTTCCTCCGCGAGGCGATCACGCCGAACACCGTCGCCGGCTTCCTGATCATCTGTGTCGGCTTCGCGCTGGTCAAGCGGGCGGCGCTCGGGGACGCGCTCCGCGACTACGGCCTGCTCGACTGATCGGGTCGCGATCGGCGAGCCCTTCGGAGACACGGCAGCGCGTCTCACGCCCGCGGTGGCTTTTATACGTGTCCGCGAGACGCTCGGCTGTGTTCCCCGAAACGATCGAGACGGAGCGACTCCGATTGGACCCTCGATGGCCGGAGACCGTCGACCTCGACGACTGCTATCGCATCTGCTCGTCGGACCCCGCCATCGACGAAGTGACCGAACACGTCACGTGGGACCCCCACGAAACGAAAAAAGAGACGCTGGAGTTCCTCGAACGCGGCCGGAAACGCTGGGAGGACAACGAGGCGGCGGGCTACGTCATCCGCCCTCGCCAGGGCGAGGACGGAGCCGGCGAGATAGCCGGGTTCGGCGGGTTCTCCGTCGACTGGGAAAAGCGGACCGCGACCCTCGGCACGTGGC
This genomic window from Halorubrum sp. PV6 contains:
- a CDS encoding DMT family transporter, with amino-acid sequence MSRTRNLGLFLVLAAVWGSAFMAINAGLAYFPPVLFAAFRFDIAGVVMLAYAAYAVEDPIPRGRDEWTTVAVGATLIIAAYHVFLFIGESDPAVTSAVAAVIVSLSPVLTTVFARAFLPSERLTAVGVVGLVVGLVGAVVLAAPDPNNLAAGGTVAKLLVLLAAASFALGSVLTRAADDDLPIETMEAWSMLVGALLTHVVSFALGESVADVTWSTEAVLALGYLAIVASGLGFLIYFDLLDRLGPIEINLVSYVAPAFAAVAGWLFLREAITPNTVAGFLIICVGFALVKRAALGDALRDYGLLD
- a CDS encoding GNAT family N-acetyltransferase, which translates into the protein MFPETIETERLRLDPRWPETVDLDDCYRICSSDPAIDEVTEHVTWDPHETKKETLEFLERGRKRWEDNEAAGYVIRPRQGEDGAGEIAGFGGFSVDWEKRTATLGTWLRKRFWGRGYSGERAAALAAVAFEDLDLALVTVSHLPENEQSRRAIEKYVDRLGGRREGLLRNHITFADGSVHDEIRYSITQKEWREATN